The nucleotide window TGCTTTTCCAATGCGGAGATCAGAATGAAGTTTCACGCCAGAATGAGAATTGAGAATACTGTAAGAATATAGCTTCTCAATTTTGAATATTGTTTTAGGAATGATATTAAGTGTTTTGTAAATTAGATTGATCATAGTTTTTGTTTTTTTATAATGTACCAGAATCAACAAAAATCTCTTGGCCGGTAATGGATTTTGATCGTTCGTCTGACAAGAACATAACAGTTTCTGCAACAGATCTCATATCGGTTTCCTTTTTCAGAGCAGTTCTTTTGAAAATTCTGTTTTTGTGTTCGGGAGTCAGTTTTTCGTTCATTGCAGTTTCCATGTAACCTGGAACTACGATATTGGAACGGATGCCACGCTCACCCCACTCTCTGGAAATATTTTTTGAAAATGACTGCAATGCACCTTTGGAAGCTGCATACATAGCCAAGCCTTTGTATCCAGTGTGTGCACTAATCGAAGAAATATGAATAATACTGCCTGCCACTCGATTATAAATCATATTCCTGATTGCATATTTTGTCAGGAACATTGGCGAATATAGATTGACATCGAACATTGTTTTCAAATCGTCATATTTGAGGTTCGTCACAATATCATCGTAAGCCATTGCCGCATTGTTGATTAAAACATGAATCGGGATTTTATTAGTGACGAAATCCCTGAAAACCGCTTGCTTGATGTCTTCCGGATTGGATAAGTCAAAAATTTTGAAGAAAAGATTTTCCGGATACTCTCTTTCAAGTGCCTGTAATTCCTCGGATTCTGTTCTGCTGATGCCATAAACTGTATGTCCGTTTTCCAGAAACAGTTTACTTATTTCTAGTCCAACGCCTCTGGAAACTCCCGTAATTAGTATATTCATACGATTTTCTTTTTTCCGGTTCTTGTTAATTCTATTTTCTCAACGAAACTGATTTTCCTTGGGATTTTGAAATTCTGAATCTTTCCATTAAGATAAAATCTAACGTCTTCTTCCTTTAATTCTGTATGAGCAAGCAATTCTACTTCGCAACAGATGATGTTTCCGAGAACTGCATTTGGCTTTCCAAAAACCCTCACGTTCCGGATTTTCGGATGTTGCGTCAGCTCATCTTCCACTTCGTACGGATTCACTTTGTAACCGCCAACGTTGATGAGTTCATTTTTTCTGGATGTAAATCTGAATCGTCTTTGCTCATCGTCAATCCATTCGATTAGATCTCCGGTTGCGTAGAAGTCATCAATCAAATTGAGCTGAGATGTTTTCCCGAAAAGATTTTTATGAATGTACAATTCGTCGTCAACGACTTTTACCAAACCGATATGTTTGTCGTGAACAACGAATTCGTCATTCTGAGAGGAAAACAAAGGTCCGGTTTCCGTGGAACCATACACGTTATTGATTCTTGCATTCGGAAAATATTTTTCGACTTGAGAAATCAAATAATTATCTGACTTTTCGCCTCCAATCGTAATTTTTTTTACGGAATCAAAGGATTCTGACAATGGCAAAAGCAATCTGTAAAACGTTGGCGTTGAGGAAAGATTGGTGATTTTATATTCGTTAATTGCATTAATGACAAAATCTTTCGATTCCATAAAAACGTTGACCAAAAGATTTTGATTCAAGATAGCCTGAAAAAAAACCTGAACGCCAGCAACGTGCGTCGGATTGAAGGCAAATCCCCAAACGTCATTTTTCCGTTCGTCAGAAACATTGATTTTTCTAATGAGATTTTTCAGCGGATGCGTGAATTTTCTTGTAAAACCAGTCGTTCCAGAAGTGAAAAGTGTGATTTCTGAATTAGAATTTCTAATCAACTCGACAAGTTCATCTACTGAATTTACTTTCTTTGGATGGTCAATTTTGACTAGTTGGTTGACATCGAGATCATTCGCAATAATTTCCCTTTCAGATAAATCAGAATCCATCAACGCGATGTTTTTCTCATTAACCAAAGCAAAAATCCAATTCAGAAAAAAGGATTTCAAATCTGGATAAATGTAACAATCTGTGTACGAATCGGAGACACTCAGATATTGCAAAATTTCCCTGTAGGATAAGGAAACACTGCGGTCAACAAGGAAAGACATTAAAGTTTAGTGTAGATTTCGTGAACCGAATTTACCAATCCGTTTTCAAAAATATCGACCCCAAATTCCTCTTCGATTTTCACTGTAAGTTCAGCCAAATCGAATGAATCAAAATTGAGATCTTCTCGTAATTGCTGTTCTGGTTTAAGTTCCAAAACTTCGTCCTCGAATTTATTCTTCTTAATAGAATTTACTATTTGAAGCAGTTTTTCTTGCATCGTTTGTGTTTGTTGCAAAATTAACATAAATTTTTCGTAAAAACACAATACTGCAATTACAAGTTATAATTTTATATCTGTAATTTTTATTTTTTGATTCTGAGAAAGAATTCGGATTTGTAGGTTTCGCCGATCGGGATTTCTTTTCCGGAATTAAGGAAGACATTTCGAACGTCGATTTTTTCGATTTTGTCCAGATTGAGAATGAAAGATTTATGAACTCTGGCAAAGTTTTCTGGTAGTTGACTTTCCAAAGATTTCAAAGTGTCAAGGACGATATATTCCTGATTTTCGGTTTTGATGTTTACGTAATCTTTGATGCTTTCGACGTAAAGGATTTCATCAAAATTGATCTTATGCTGTTGTCCGGAAGACTTTACAAAGAAATAAGAATTTGCTGAAGTTTCGTTGGTTTGAAATCTCTCCTGCGCCTTCAAAGCACTTTTCTCGAAGCGATCGAACGAAATTGGTTTGAGAAGATAATCGATGACATTGTGCTCGTAGCCCTCCAAAGCGTATTCTGAATA belongs to Chryseobacterium sp. KACC 21268 and includes:
- a CDS encoding acyl carrier protein; translated protein: MQEKLLQIVNSIKKNKFEDEVLELKPEQQLREDLNFDSFDLAELTVKIEEEFGVDIFENGLVNSVHEIYTKL
- a CDS encoding SDR family NAD(P)-dependent oxidoreductase — its product is MNILITGVSRGVGLEISKLFLENGHTVYGISRTESEELQALEREYPENLFFKIFDLSNPEDIKQAVFRDFVTNKIPIHVLINNAAMAYDDIVTNLKYDDLKTMFDVNLYSPMFLTKYAIRNMIYNRVAGSIIHISSISAHTGYKGLAMYAASKGALQSFSKNISREWGERGIRSNIVVPGYMETAMNEKLTPEHKNRIFKRTALKKETDMRSVAETVMFLSDERSKSITGQEIFVDSGTL
- a CDS encoding LytTR family DNA-binding domain-containing protein, whose product is MKKIKCIVVDDEPLAIQLLENYVTKIPFLELVFSSENPIEALEYIQDNEADLIFLDIQMPELSGINFMKIVGDKLKYILTTAYSEYALEGYEHNVIDYLLKPISFDRFEKSALKAQERFQTNETSANSYFFVKSSGQQHKINFDEILYVESIKDYVNIKTENQEYIVLDTLKSLESQLPENFARVHKSFILNLDKIEKIDVRNVFLNSGKEIPIGETYKSEFFLRIKK
- a CDS encoding fatty acid--CoA ligase family protein, whose amino-acid sequence is MSFLVDRSVSLSYREILQYLSVSDSYTDCYIYPDLKSFFLNWIFALVNEKNIALMDSDLSEREIIANDLDVNQLVKIDHPKKVNSVDELVELIRNSNSEITLFTSGTTGFTRKFTHPLKNLIRKINVSDERKNDVWGFAFNPTHVAGVQVFFQAILNQNLLVNVFMESKDFVINAINEYKITNLSSTPTFYRLLLPLSESFDSVKKITIGGEKSDNYLISQVEKYFPNARINNVYGSTETGPLFSSQNDEFVVHDKHIGLVKVVDDELYIHKNLFGKTSQLNLIDDFYATGDLIEWIDDEQRRFRFTSRKNELINVGGYKVNPYEVEDELTQHPKIRNVRVFGKPNAVLGNIICCEVELLAHTELKEEDVRFYLNGKIQNFKIPRKISFVEKIELTRTGKKKIV